The bacterium region GCCGAACGTATACCCTCCGAGAAACCCCGCGACGAACAGACCCAGGGCCGGGCCGAGCGCGAGCCCGGAGAGGAAAAACATGTTCAGGGTCCCCATCGCCGTAGCGCGCCGCTCGCCCCCGGCTCGGTCCAGCATCGTCGCTGCGGCGACCGGCCAGAGCGCTGCGCTGCCCATCCCGTCCACCAGGCGGAGCGGGACGAACAACCAGGGATGTCGTAGCAACGTCATGAGCAGCGGGGCGACGCTGCTGAGGAGCAGCCCTCCCACGATCACGGGACGCCGCCCGATCCGATCGGCGAGGCTTCCCCAGGTCGTCTTGAACACAGTCTCGACCGCGGCAAACGTCGCCACCACCACGCCGACGAGCGTCGCGCTCGCGCCGAGGCGTTCCTTCAAAAACAACGGAAGCAGTGGGATGACGGTCGCGAATCCGAGCTCCGCAATGCCGACGACTGCGGCGACGCGGATCAGCGTGCGGTCGATGCCGTACCAGCGGCCCCCCACGTGCAGGCTACCGGGCCGGCGGATTCCCTAGCCGAGCCAGCATGACCGCCCGGGCCCGCGTTTCGAGAGCATCGGAGAGCGGGGCGAGCTGGAACCCCGGGTGGCGGCGGCCGACGGCCTCGCAAATCAGGCGGTCGGCAAATGCGGGGTTCTTAGGCAGCAGCGGACCGTGCAAGTACGTGCCGTAGACCCGACGGGAGGTCGCTCCCTCCCAACCGTCCTCGCCGTTGTTGCCGAACCCGACGAGCACGCGCCCCAGCGGACGCGCGCCGGGCCCCAGATGCGTCCTCCCTCCGTGGTTCTCAAACCCGATGAGCGGCGCGGCCATTCCCTCGACCTCGATCTCGAGGTTGCCGATCAATCGACGTGCGGCCGGGCCAGGGTGTTCGGTCCAGAGGTCGAGGAGGCCCGCCCCGGGCAGCTCCTCGCCTTCGGCCGGCCGGTAGAAGCGCCCGACCAACTGGTACCCTCCGCAAACCGCCAGCACCACCGCGCCGTCCTCCACCGCCTCCAGCAGCGGCCCGCGCTTCACCCGGCAGAGGTCATCCGCGGCGATTCGCTGCTGGCGGTCTTCGCCTCCGCCGATAAAGAAGAGATCGGTCGACGCCGGGTCGATCGTCTGCCCCAAGCCCACGTCGGTCACCGTCACCGGAAGCCCACGCCAGAGCGCCCGTTGGGTGAGGACCATAATGTTCCCCCGGTCTCCGTAGAGGTTGAGGAGATCCGGATACAGATGACAAATGCGCAGCGCAGCATCTCCGCTCAATGCTCCCAGAACCCCCCCACGGCTCCCCACCGGTGCAGCACCTCGCGCAGCGCGAGCATCGCGGTGTACGTGGGGAGCACGAACAACGGCTTGCCCCCGGCTCGCGCCAGCGACACGCGCAGCGCCGGCTCGTACCCGCGCTGGACCTCGATCGCCTCCTCGGCCATCCCTGCGTATCGGAGGCGCAGCGCCATATCTTCCGCGCGCAAGCCGGTCACCACCACGTGTGCCACCCGCCCCGCCAGCATTTCGGCGTCGACGTCCCAGAGCCACGACACGTCCCGGCCATCTGCGATGTTGTCGTTGATGGCGATGAGCACAACCGGCAGGGACCCGGCCGACAGCACCGTGCGCAGGACCTCGTTAAACCCCGAGGGGTTCTTGACGAGCAGCATCCGGAGCTCGCCGCCGTTGACGGCGATGCGCTCGGCCCGGCCGAACGCCGGGACGAAGGACGCCACTCCCCGCCCCACATCCTCGAGCGAAGCGCCGATCTGGAGGGCCGCCGCCGCCGCCGCAAGGACATTGTACACATTGTAGAGCCCGGGCAGCACCGTCGAGATCGGGGTCGACCGCCCTTCCCGGACAAGCGCCAGCGTAAACGCCGCTCCATCGGGGCCGGCGAGCGCCACCTCCCGCGCGGCGACGTCGATCGCCGGGCGGACGGTGCCACAGGTCAAACATTGATACCGCCCCATGTGACCGAAGTAGGTCAGCGCGTACACGTACGGGGTTCCGCAGCGATAGCAGTACCGCGCCTCGGCGGTGTGCTCGATCGCCGGAAGCGCGTGCCGCTCGTCGTCGATCCCGAACGTCACGAGCCGCCCCGGCAGTCCGCGAACCGCGTCGTACACCAGGGGATCGTCCCCGTTCGCGACCAGCACGCCATCCACCGGCAGTGATTCGCCCGTCGCGCGCCACAGTTCGGCGATGTGGTCGATCTCGCCGTAGCGATCCAACTGGTCGCGGAACAGGTTCGTGAAAACGGCGACTCGCGGTGCGAGATGAGGAACCACACGGGGAACCGTGGCCTCGTCCACCTCGAAGATGCCGATGTCTCCGGAGGGACGGCCGAACAGGTCAGCGTTTCCCACCAACGCGGAGGCGATTCCCGCTGCGAGGTTGGCGCCCGCCCGGTTATGCACCGGGTGGCGGCCGATGGTCTCCAGGATATGCGCCAGCAGACGGGCCGTGGTGGTCTTGCCGTTGGTGCCGGCGACGACCACGCTGCCGAAGCGCAGGCGTTTAGAAAGACGCTGCAGGACGCGCGGTTCCACCGCCCGTGCGACGCGCCCGGGCATCGTGGTCCCTCCTCCCTGGCGAAAGAGACGGCTGAGGCACGCGGTCAGCTTTCCAAGTGCGATCGCGGCACTCAGGCGCATGCCGATATCATACCCTCCCCCGCCCATCGGGTCACGCCCACTCGCTCACGGGAAACGGACCGAACTGGGCTGTTATATTCCCATATAAATCCCAATATGGTATATTAAGGACTATGGAGGACTTCATCACCGCTCGCGAAGCTGCCTCGATCCTGCGCCTCCACGTGAAGCGCGTCCAAGCGTTGGCGAGGGGCGGACAGCTTCCGGGATCCAGGATTGGCCGAAAATGGCTGTTTCCCAGGGCCCAGCTCATGGCCAGACTTGAGCATCGGACCAGCCGCCGGAGGGAGACCGATGTGGAAATCAGCGCGCGCAACCAGCTCCGCGGCCGGGTGACGGCGATCTCGCTCGACGGGGTGATGGGCGAAGTCCGCATCCAGCTCGGCACCCAGGAACTGGTCTCGGTCATCACGCGGGCATCGGTGGAACGGATGGGTCTCAAGGTCGGTGATGAAGTCCTTGCGGTGATCAAGTCCACGGAGGTCATGATCGGCAAGTCCTGAGAGCTGGCCGATCCCCAGGGTGAAAATCCTACGCCGCCGCACGTCCACCAGGAGGAGATCCTTCCGCGCCATCGGCGCCGGTCTGATCGCCATGTGCCTCCTCGGGATCGCCCCCCGCACGGTGGCGGCGATCTCGATCCCAACATTTACCGTGTTTGCCGCGGCCTCGCTGACCGAGGCGTTCACGGTACTGGGGAAGATCTTCGAGACCCAGGACCCAAACGCCCGGGTCACCTTCAACTTTGCGGGATCCCAGCAACTCGCTCTGCAGATCGAGCAAGGTGCACAGGCCGACCTCTTTGCCTCTGCCGATGACCGGTGGATGATCTATTTGCAGAAGCGGGGGCTGCTCATGACGACCCCCGTCGAATTCGTAAGAAACCGCCTGGTCGTCATCTATCCTCGGTCGAATCCCGGCCAAATCGCAGGCTTGCAAGACCTTGCCCGCCCGGGCGTGAAACTCGTGATCGAGACCGATGCCGTTCCGGCCGGCCACTACTTCCGCCAAGTCCTGGCCAAACTCGCCAAGGCGCCAGGAGTTGGCGCCGACTACGCGCAGCGCGTGCTCCACAACGTGGTCTCCGAGGAAGACAATGTGAAGGCCGCGGTGGCGAAGGTTCAGTTGGGCGAGGCCGACGCGGGCGTCGTCTACCGTTCGGATGTCACCGCGCCGGTCGAAGAGCGGGTGCAGATTCTCAGCATTCCCGACCCCTACAACGTCATTGCGACCTATCCCATGGCAATCCCCAAAGGGGCCGCGTTCCCGGCGACCGCGACACAGTTCGCCCGGATGGTCCTCTCTCCGCTCGGGCAGCAGATCCTGCGCGGGTACAATCTCCTCCCCGCGCCCTGACCTGCCGCTTTCGTGGGCCGCGTCGCCCCTTCCTCGGTCCTCGATCGCTCCGCCCCGCGGCGGTCCGCCGTGCTGGCCGTTCTCCCCATCACGGCCGGCGCCCTGTTCCTCGCGCTGCTCGTTCTCCCGATGCTCGGCTTGGTCATGCGCATTCCCCCGGGCGAGTTGCTGGACAGGCTGGGGAAGCCGTTCATCCTCCAGGCGCTTTGGCTCAGCCTCAAGACCTCGCTGGCCTCGACCGCGGCGGTCGCCATCCTCGGCCTTCCCGTAGCGTACCTTCTGGCGATGCGCCAATTTCCTGGAAAATCTGTTCTGGAAGTGCTCGTCGACCTCCCGATGGTGCTGCCCCCCACCGTAGCCGGGGTGGGACTGCTGCTCGCCTTCGGCCGCACCGGGCTCACCGGCCGTGAGCTGGCGGCCCTCGGGATCACGATCCCGTTCACCTCGCTGGCGGTCGTTCTCGCTCAGATGTTCGTCGCCGGGCCCCTGCTCGTCAATGCCGCGCGCGCCGGCTTCGAACAGGTGGACGCAAAATACCTGCGGGCCGCGGCCACCCTGCGAGCTCCCTCTGCCTACACCTTCCTCCGCGTGGTGCTACCGCTGAGCCTGCCGTCGCTGATCGCCGGGGCGGCCATGACGTGGGCCCGCGCCCTGGGCGAGTTTGGCGCCACGATCACCTTCGCCGGCAACCTCCCCGGCCGCACCCAGACGATGCCCCTCGCCGTCTACGAAGCGCTGCAGAGCGACTTGGATGCGGCGGTGGCATTATCGGTGATGCTCCTCCTCGTTTCGTTCGGGATCCTCTTTGCGCTGCGGAACCTCCCGCGGGCTCTGCGGAGGTAGCCGGCCCTGCTGGAGGCAGAGTTCGCCAAGCGCCTGGGGGCATTCGACCTGACGGTCAAGCTGACCGCCGAGGCCGGCAAAACGCTGGTGCTTGTGGGAGCGAGCGGTGCCGGGAAGAGCACGATCCTTAACATCCTGGCCGGCCTGACCCAACCGGATCAAGGGACAATCCGTCTCGACGGGGGCACCTACCTCGCCAGCGACCTGAAGATCACGGTTCCGACCGCCGCGCGCGACATCGGGTACGTCTTTCAGGATTATGCGCTCTTCCCCCACCTCACCGTCGCGGAAAACGTCGCCTTTGGACTGCGCGCACAGCGGGTGCCCAGGCCGGATCTGGCGGCGCGCACGACCGCCGCGCTGGACCAACTGCACATCCGAAACCTCGCCGCCCGCAGGCCCGCGCAATTGTCCGGCGGCCAGCAGCAGCGCGTCGCGCTGGCCCGGGCGCTCGCCCTCCGGCCGCGGCTCCTGCTGCTCGACGAGCCGTTATCCGCCCTCGACCTGCAGTCTCAGCGCGAGGTGCGGACGGAGCTTCGCCGGATTCTTGCGCTCCTCCCCTGCGTCACGGTGTTCGTGACCCACAATCCGGTGGAGGCCGTGATCTTCGGCGACAGGATCGCGGTGATCGAGGAGGGCCGGATCGTTCAGGTCGGGACCCGCGAGGAACTTCTGCGGACACCTCGCTCGGGGTACGTGGCGGAACTGATGGGGCTGAACCTCTTCCGGGGCCGCGTCGCCTCGCGGGACCCCAACGGCCTCGCGGAGGTTCGCACCGAAAACGGCACCCTGCGCATCGTCGATGCGCAGGGCGAGGGGGAGGTGTTCGTCGCCGTGGACCCCAGGGATATCACCCTGCACACCGGCGCGCCGACCGGGACGGCGCAGAACGTGTTCTTCGGGACGATCATCCAGTTGATACCGGAGCCGCCCCGGGGGGAGCGCGTCCGCGTCACGTTGGCGACCCGGCCGCCGCTTGTCGCGGAGATCACCGCCCGCGCGGTGCGCACACTGGCGCTTCGCGAGGGCATGAGCGTCTACGCCAGCTTCAAAGCGACGGCGGCAAGGGGGTATCGGTGAGCGATTCGCCCCAGCGGGGGTTAGAGCCGCCGCGCCCCCAGATACCGGGCCCTGAAGTAAGGTTCCTCGATCGAGGAGATGATCACGCCCCGGGAGGATGCGTGAATGAAGCGGTCCTCACCGATGTAGATCCCCACGTGGGACGCGCCGGTACCGTAGGTATGGAAGAAGACGAGGTCGCCGGGGTTGAGCTGCTCCCGGGGGATCAGCCGCCCGGCTTGGTATTGCCCAAACGAGGTGTGGGGCACCAGCCGTCCAAACGCCGCGAACACGCGGGCGACCAGCCCCGAGCAGTCGAACCCGTAGTTCCCCACCCCGGACCACTGGTACGGCCTGCCGAGGTACTGGTAGGCCATCCGCACGATGTCCCCCGGCTCGCTCAGGGCCCGGGCGGGCGCCGCTAACCTTGTGGGGGCCGGTGCCGGCGGCCGGCGGTCGGCGTGCTCGAGGGGTGTTTGCAACGAAGCGATATCGGGCGGCGGGGTCTGGGAGCCCGCGTCGGGAACGGAGCGGTCCGAGGCAGGCGTCCCGGGAATGGACAAGCGCAACCCCGGGTGGATGATCGACGTCAACGCGAGGTGATTGGCGGCGACCAAATCGGCCGGGCGGACACCAAAGCGGTGAGAGATCCGCCACAGCGTGTCTCCCTGATGCACCGTGTAGATCTGCCCGGCGTGCGCAGCGCTCCACGGCCAGAGCATGACCACCAGGAAGCCAACCACTCCAGCCACGCCTCGCCCCATCGGCGTCGAGCCTCCCCGTCTGTGGTGCGTTTGTCTGTCTCGCGGACCGGTGCCGTGCGGCGACGACATCCAGTGCGGTTGGTCCAGGCACGTCTCGGACCCTGATCGACCTCCCGAGCTACTGATGGTTGTGTATACCCCATGCCTCTTCGTCCTAGCGCGCGTGTCTCCTTCCACCGTGTGAGACTTTTCGTGCGATTGAGCGCTCTGTTATAATGGACCCGCACAACGCGAATCGATGCCCGGGGGGCCGAGGCATGATCGGGATGAAAGTGCGGACCGTGGCGATGGACCAGCAGATGAATCCGGTCGTGCTGCTCGTCGACAACGCCGAAACGCTGGCGCTCCCGATCTGGATCGGCACGGCCGAGGCCCAATCGATCGCCCTGGAACTGCAGGGAGTCCGCATGCCCCGCCCCATGACCCACGATCTGCTGCGCACCATCCTCACGCAGCTCACCGTGAGCGTCAACCGGATCGTCGTGACCGACATCCAGAACGGAACGTACTTTGCGGAGATTCATCTCCAGAACAACGGGGCGGAGGTTGTCGTGGACTCGCGGCCGAGCGATGCGATCGCGCTGGCCCTGAGGACCGAGGCTCCGATTTATGTCGAGGAGAAACTTGCGGCGGGGGCGATCCAGCTGAAGAAGGCGTTCGATGAACACGAGGTCGAAGAATTCAAAAAATTTCTCGAGAAGGTCAAACCGCAGGACTTCAAACAGTAACGGCGCGCCGTCTAGCCCGTCACCACTCCGCCCGATACGATCAGCGTCTGCCCCGTCACGAAGGCCGATTCGTCCGAGGCGAGAAACACCGCCGCGCGTGCGATTTCTTCGGGCTGGCTGAACCGTCCCAGGGGGATCCTCGAGGCGATCTGCTCGCGCTCGGCGATCGTGCGGTCAGCGTGGAATGCTGTCTCCGTGTATCCGGGGGCGATGGCGTTCACCCGCACGTGCGGCGCCAGGTCCCGGGCGAGGCACTTGGTCAACATCAGCGCCGCGGCTTTGCTCACGTTGTAGTGCAGCGGCCCCGTGCCGGGTTCGATCCCCCGCATCGAGGCAATGTTGATGATAACCCCCCGCCCCTGCCGGATCATGAGCTCCCCCGCCGCCCGTCCGGCGAAGAACGGACCGGTGACGTGCACGGCCAGCATCCGCGCCCATCCGGCCTCATCGATCTGCCAGATGCCGGCCCGATCCACCAGCCCGGCGTTGTTGACGAGGATGTCCACCCGGCCCCAGACTTCCGCCGCCTGCGCAATCAGCGCGTTGGCCTCTCTGGGGCTGCCGACGTCGGCCTGAATCGCGAGCGCGCGGCCGCCCGCCCGTACGATCGCGTCGGCGACCGCCTGCGCCTCCCCGATCGACCGAGACGCGTTGAGAACCACCGACGCCCCCTCGCGGGCCATCGCCTGGGCGATCGCGCGTCCGATCCCGCGGCTCGAACCTGTGATCACCGCAATCCGATGGTGCAGACGCATTACGGGGCCTCCGCCGCCCGAGCCAGCAGGTCCCGCGACGTCCGCTCCAGCTCCCGCACCACCTCGGGGGCTTCCCGCAGCACGCGGTCCCGCGCTGCCGCGATCGCCGCGCGCTGCTCGGCCGAGAGATCCAGCGGCAGCCGGTCCTCGTCTAGAACCTGGGTCCGGAGATCCGGCGTCACCAGCACGTCCACCTCGAGGTCCTGCCACTCCACCCGCCGGTCCGTGATGCGGACCGGACCGCTCACGTTGAAGTACCAGGCCACCGTTTCCCCCCGCGGGGAGATCCAGTGGTAAACGTTATACGGCCGGCCGGCCCAGTAATAGGCCACCGTGACCATCCCCGGGGTGAGATCGATGCCGCCGAGGCGCCGGGCGCGGGTGAGCGTGTACAGCAGCACGGCACGGGAGGCGGTCATCTCCACCGCGACGCAGGGGAACTGCTCGACCCCTCCGCTGAGCGTACGCTTGACTTCGAGGACTTCCATGCGGGAGGATTCCGAACCGTGAACGGCATCCCCTCCCCCCGCTGGCGGTCGGGGGTCTCCCCGCGGCCGGAGCGACCCCCCCCGGCAGCCCCCGCTCGAGGGGCTGCGAATCTGTGCTGGGGAGGCGCGCTGAGCTGGGAGGGATTCAGGCCGCCCGCCGCCGCCCCGCGGCGAGGTGAGACTAGGTCGAGGACAACCCTCGGCGATCGTACGTGTACACCTTGCCATTCGCGCGGAGTTTCACGGGGTTACGCCACAAGGAGTAGACAGCGCGGAGGAAGAGGTTGATCCGCTTCGGCTCCAGCTTACGGTCCTCGTCGAGATGCACGAGCAGGAGATCCCGGCCCTGGGAAGTGGGGTCGACCTCGATCCGCGGCTCCCCCTTGTACAGTTTTTGGGCAATCAGCATCTCCTTCACCTTTTGGAGATCGTAGTTCTTCTGTTTTTCCTTGGGGTCGTAGACGAAGATGTCTAGGCGCCGCACTAATTCCTCGGTCAGCGTGAGGTCGATCAGGCTCACGTCCTCGTAGAACCGGCGGAGCTCCAGCGCCCGGCCGAACCCCTCCTCTTCGCGCACGTGGGCGAACAGCGTGTACCCGATGGTGTACGGCGCCGGCCGGTTGCAGAGCTGGACGGAGATGCTGGCCCATTCCTTCGCCGTGAGCAACCGGTTGAGGAGTTCGGCCTCGACGAACGTCGCCCACCCTTCGTTGATGATGTGCGTCCGCTGGATCAGGTCGAAATACTCCGCCTCTTCCCGGATCGACTCGAACAACGTCCGCTCAAACTCCTCCAGCGGCGCGCGTTCCTCAAGATAGTAGATCAGTCGTTTCTGCTGCTCCTGGGGGCTTCGCTCGAACGCATTGACGGAGGTGGCCACGGTCAACAACGC contains the following coding sequences:
- a CDS encoding DUF402 domain-containing protein produces the protein MEVLEVKRTLSGGVEQFPCVAVEMTASRAVLLYTLTRARRLGGIDLTPGMVTVAYYWAGRPYNVYHWISPRGETVAWYFNVSGPVRITDRRVEWQDLEVDVLVTPDLRTQVLDEDRLPLDLSAEQRAAIAAARDRVLREAPEVVRELERTSRDLLARAAEAP
- a CDS encoding MurT ligase domain-containing protein; this translates as MPGRVARAVEPRVLQRLSKRLRFGSVVVAGTNGKTTTARLLAHILETIGRHPVHNRAGANLAAGIASALVGNADLFGRPSGDIGIFEVDEATVPRVVPHLAPRVAVFTNLFRDQLDRYGEIDHIAELWRATGESLPVDGVLVANGDDPLVYDAVRGLPGRLVTFGIDDERHALPAIEHTAEARYCYRCGTPYVYALTYFGHMGRYQCLTCGTVRPAIDVAAREVALAGPDGAAFTLALVREGRSTPISTVLPGLYNVYNVLAAAAAALQIGASLEDVGRGVASFVPAFGRAERIAVNGGELRMLLVKNPSGFNEVLRTVLSAGSLPVVLIAINDNIADGRDVSWLWDVDAEMLAGRVAHVVVTGLRAEDMALRLRYAGMAEEAIEVQRGYEPALRVSLARAGGKPLFVLPTYTAMLALREVLHRWGAVGGFWEH
- a CDS encoding SpoVR family protein, which gives rise to MIGEYQGVIRQLENLAHDRGLAFDPVVFQITDSDEIAEVASMGLPNRFIHWYWGGTYKELVMQQAKEVFTILELVLNTIPSHAFLRSTNTYLQNVLVIAHVLGHADFFANNHWYRKSNKNMLNIAEQHARMIRWYEAEYGRERIEKLLDALLTVATSVNAFERSPQEQQKRLIYYLEERAPLEEFERTLFESIREEAEYFDLIQRTHIINEGWATFVEAELLNRLLTAKEWASISVQLCNRPAPYTIGYTLFAHVREEEGFGRALELRRFYEDVSLIDLTLTEELVRRLDIFVYDPKEKQKNYDLQKVKEMLIAQKLYKGEPRIEVDPTSQGRDLLLVHLDEDRKLEPKRINLFLRAVYSLWRNPVKLRANGKVYTYDRRGLSST
- a CDS encoding NlpC/P60 family protein, with product MAGVVGFLVVMLWPWSAAHAGQIYTVHQGDTLWRISHRFGVRPADLVAANHLALTSIIHPGLRLSIPGTPASDRSVPDAGSQTPPPDIASLQTPLEHADRRPPAPAPTRLAAPARALSEPGDIVRMAYQYLGRPYQWSGVGNYGFDCSGLVARVFAAFGRLVPHTSFGQYQAGRLIPREQLNPGDLVFFHTYGTGASHVGIYIGEDRFIHASSRGVIISSIEEPYFRARYLGARRL
- the modA gene encoding molybdate ABC transporter substrate-binding protein; the encoded protein is MKILRRRTSTRRRSFRAIGAGLIAMCLLGIAPRTVAAISIPTFTVFAAASLTEAFTVLGKIFETQDPNARVTFNFAGSQQLALQIEQGAQADLFASADDRWMIYLQKRGLLMTTPVEFVRNRLVVIYPRSNPGQIAGLQDLARPGVKLVIETDAVPAGHYFRQVLAKLAKAPGVGADYAQRVLHNVVSEEDNVKAAVAKVQLGEADAGVVYRSDVTAPVEERVQILSIPDPYNVIATYPMAIPKGAAFPATATQFARMVLSPLGQQILRGYNLLPAP
- a CDS encoding bifunctional nuclease family protein codes for the protein MIGMKVRTVAMDQQMNPVVLLVDNAETLALPIWIGTAEAQSIALELQGVRMPRPMTHDLLRTILTQLTVSVNRIVVTDIQNGTYFAEIHLQNNGAEVVVDSRPSDAIALALRTEAPIYVEEKLAAGAIQLKKAFDEHEVEEFKKFLEKVKPQDFKQ
- a CDS encoding ABC transporter ATP-binding protein, which produces MTAEAGKTLVLVGASGAGKSTILNILAGLTQPDQGTIRLDGGTYLASDLKITVPTAARDIGYVFQDYALFPHLTVAENVAFGLRAQRVPRPDLAARTTAALDQLHIRNLAARRPAQLSGGQQQRVALARALALRPRLLLLDEPLSALDLQSQREVRTELRRILALLPCVTVFVTHNPVEAVIFGDRIAVIEEGRIVQVGTREELLRTPRSGYVAELMGLNLFRGRVASRDPNGLAEVRTENGTLRIVDAQGEGEVFVAVDPRDITLHTGAPTGTAQNVFFGTIIQLIPEPPRGERVRVTLATRPPLVAEITARAVRTLALREGMSVYASFKATAARGYR
- a CDS encoding ABC transporter permease, with protein sequence MLAVLPITAGALFLALLVLPMLGLVMRIPPGELLDRLGKPFILQALWLSLKTSLASTAAVAILGLPVAYLLAMRQFPGKSVLEVLVDLPMVLPPTVAGVGLLLAFGRTGLTGRELAALGITIPFTSLAVVLAQMFVAGPLLVNAARAGFEQVDAKYLRAAATLRAPSAYTFLRVVLPLSLPSLIAGAAMTWARALGEFGATITFAGNLPGRTQTMPLAVYEALQSDLDAAVALSVMLLLVSFGILFALRNLPRALRR
- a CDS encoding glucose 1-dehydrogenase, with the translated sequence MRLHHRIAVITGSSRGIGRAIAQAMAREGASVVLNASRSIGEAQAVADAIVRAGGRALAIQADVGSPREANALIAQAAEVWGRVDILVNNAGLVDRAGIWQIDEAGWARMLAVHVTGPFFAGRAAGELMIRQGRGVIINIASMRGIEPGTGPLHYNVSKAAALMLTKCLARDLAPHVRVNAIAPGYTETAFHADRTIAEREQIASRIPLGRFSQPEEIARAAVFLASDESAFVTGQTLIVSGGVVTG
- a CDS encoding TOBE domain-containing protein translates to MEISARNQLRGRVTAISLDGVMGEVRIQLGTQELVSVITRASVERMGLKVGDEVLAVIKSTEVMIGKS
- a CDS encoding glutamine amidotransferase; amino-acid sequence: MGSRGGVLGALSGDAALRICHLYPDLLNLYGDRGNIMVLTQRALWRGLPVTVTDVGLGQTIDPASTDLFFIGGGEDRQQRIAADDLCRVKRGPLLEAVEDGAVVLAVCGGYQLVGRFYRPAEGEELPGAGLLDLWTEHPGPAARRLIGNLEIEVEGMAAPLIGFENHGGRTHLGPGARPLGRVLVGFGNNGEDGWEGATSRRVYGTYLHGPLLPKNPAFADRLICEAVGRRHPGFQLAPLSDALETRARAVMLARLGNPPAR